Proteins from one Sander lucioperca isolate FBNREF2018 chromosome 16, SLUC_FBN_1.2, whole genome shotgun sequence genomic window:
- the LOC116050041 gene encoding C-type lectin domain family 6 member A-like → MSADIYAKPDMSKKVRYNRNVQEDKEEWEEREVEIYEAVDAIGDDHTDNQPHGGGPHTERHPPAIQWRPFRAAALCLAVLCFLMITGIIILSAYYNLVTLEKDQLQTTYDQLSSNYSQIQRKVSEKWCPDGWKRSGCSCYFKSEEKNYWTGSRDYCQKRGADLVVINNEEEHKFVTELSKDGEYWIGLWEERRNGEWEWVDGSPLTET, encoded by the exons ATGTCAGCAGATATTTATGCCAAACCAGATATGTCAAAGAAGGTGAGATACAACAGAAATGTGCAGGAAGACAAAGAAGaatgggaggagagggaggtggAAATATACGAGGCTGTAGACGCTATCGGGGATGATCACACTGATAATCAGCCACACGGAGGAG GACCGCACACTGAGAGGCATCCTCCAGCCATCCAATGGAGGCCTTTCAGGGCTGCAGCACTCTGTCTGGCAGTGCTCTGCTTTCTGATGATAACTGGAATCATCATCCTTTCTGCATACT ATAATCTAGTCACTTTGGAGAAAGACCAGCTGCAGACCACATACGACCAACTGAGCAGCAACTACAGCCAGATCCAGAGGAAAGTTTCTG AGAAGTGGTGTCCTGACGGATGGAAGAGATCTGGATGCAGTTGTTACTTTAAATCTGAGGAGAAGAACTATTGGACTGGAAGCAGAGATTACTGTCAGAAGAGAGGAGCAGATCTGGTCGTCATAAACAATGAAGAGGAACAC AAGTTTGTCACTGAGCTGAGTAAAGATGGAGAGTACTGGATAGGTCTATGGGAAGAACGGAGAAATGGAGAATGGGAATGGGTCGACGGATCACCGCTGACAGAAACGtga